The following are from one region of the Drosophila gunungcola strain Sukarami unplaced genomic scaffold, Dgunungcola_SK_2 000164F, whole genome shotgun sequence genome:
- the LOC128265849 gene encoding piggyBac transposable element-derived protein 3-like: protein MRPKEKGLSNDDIERIVNFDWDVSSDEESGDEMEDISGMLENNLKSILERGESIEFEHIENLIDEKSIQENSVVADNCFEKVDPKTLKWRNRPFQAPGCIWEEDSNRQIDEVKTPVEYFCSFFDNNVIDLITNQTNLYGLQEHGIELQCTGDQIKRYIGILLYLGVIKVPQFKMAWSKEYKLSAISDAMPRGKFEKIKQCLHFNDNTKQLKKGDLNYDKLYKIRPLLDILKKSFGKLPQEEHQSVDEQIIAYKGQSSYKQYNPAKPHKWGLKMFTRAGTSGLVYDFTLYVGEGTCPNFGLGISSDVVLYLSKGLPKGKPFKLYFDNWFTSVSLLVALKENGIFATGTIRKNRISSCRLLSDAELKKRGRGSFDTKYEVNNNLICVKWFDNKSVQLLSSYEDHQPVGMCKRWSPKEKVYIDVVRPAIVGSYNKGMGGVDLADMLMELYKINHRSRKWYIRIFYWCLGTSMTNAWLLYRKNFHFLNPNQKYIPLIKFQMEVAHELLQCTYSTSFEKKRGRPSNMQRENSIISLGSPTSSVSSNQSKKYKFQPNPTNSMRYDCMEHWVVFTEKGRCRLCKTGTPMSKCIKCKVHLCCNNNKNCFMSYHT from the exons ATGAGACCAAAAGAAAAAGGTTTATCAAATGATGATATTGAGAGAATTGTCAACTTCGATTGGGATGTCTCCAGTGACGAAGAAAGTGGTGATGAAATGGAAGACATCTCTGGAATGTTggagaataatttaaaaagtatattggAAAGGGGAGAATCAATAGAATTTGAGCatattgaaaatttgattgatGAAAAAAGCATTCAAGAAAATAGTGTTGTGGCTGATAATTGCTTTGAAAAAGTTGATCCCAAAACACTTAAGTGGAGAAATAGGCCATTTCAAGCTCCAGGGTGTATTTGGGAAGAAGATAGTAATCGCCAAATCGATGAAGTGAAGACCCCTGTAGAGTATTTCTGCAGCTTTTTTGACAATAatgttattgatttaattacaaatcaaaCTAATTTGTATGGGTTGCAAGAGCACGGCATAGAGCTGCAATGTACTGGAGATCAAATAAAAAGGTATATCGGAATTTTATTGTACTTGGGTGTCATAAAAGTACCTCAATTTAAAATGGCTTGGTCAAAAGAATACAAGCTTTCTGCTATATCGGATGCAATGCCACGAGGaaagtttgaaaaaatcaaacaatgtttacatttcaacgataatacaaaacaactaaaaaaaggTGATTTGAACTATGATAAACTGTACAAAATACGCCCTTTACTTGACATtctcaaaaaaagttttggtaaacTACCCCAAGAAGAACATCAAAGCGTTGATGAGCAAATCATTGCGTACAAAG gCCAATCGTCTTATAAGCAATACAACCCAGCTAAGCCTCACAAATGgggtttaaaaatgtttacgcGCGCTGGAACATCTGGATTAGTTTATGACTTCACACTGTATGTTGGCGAAGGCACTTGCCCAAACTTTGGATTGGGAATATCTTCAGATGTGGTATTATACTTATCAAAAGGTCTTCCCAAAGGCAAACCTTTCAAGCTGTATTTTGACAATTGGTTTACGTCAGTTAGTCTCTTGGTTGCATTGAAGGAAAATGGCATATTTGCAACCGGAACTATCCGCAAAAACCGCATAAGCAGCTGTAGACTTCTTTCAGATGCAGAATTGAAAAAACGTGGAAGAGGATCATTTGATACAAAATATGAAGTAAACAATAATCTGATATGCGTCAAATGGTTTGATAATAAGTCGGTTCAACTACTATCTTCGTATGAAGACCATCAGCCAGTTGGAATGTGCAAACGATGGAGTCCTAAAGAAAAAGTTTACATTGATGTTGTAAGGCCTGCTATCGTAGGCTCTTATAACAAGGGTATGGGAGGAGTAGACTTAGCGGACATGCTTATGGagctatataaaataaaccacCGTTCAAGAAAGTGGTACATTAGAATTTTTTATTGGTGCTTGGGAACATCAATGACAAATGCATGGCTGCTGTatagaaaaaattttcattttctaaaCCCAAATCAAAAGTATATACCGCTCATCAAATTTCAAATGGAAGTTGCTCATGAGCTGCTACAATGTACTTACTCTACTTCATTTGAAAAAAAGAGGGGTCGGCCATCAAATATGCAAAGAGAAAACTCAATAATATCTTTGGGTTCTCCAACTAGCAGTGTGTCTTCCAATCAATccaaaaaatacaagtttCAGCCAAATCCTACAAATTCTATGCGTTACGATTGCATGGAACATTGGGTGGTATTTACTGAAAAAGGGCGTTGCAGACTGTGTAAGACAGGAACCCCAATgtcaaaatgtattaaatgtaAAGTACACCTATGCtgtaacaacaataaaaactgttttatGTCTTACCAtacttaa